The following are from one region of the Methanococcoides methylutens genome:
- a CDS encoding sensor histidine kinase → MWGTVIHIGLLGGFPITANDASGVKDDPDADRMRSSSKEKFKGEISGTKDVERMVKSRESLLRNVLEATDDGISFFDNHGTIRLTNNKFREIWNIPDESDIGKNYLEAFAKYGVPQLKNASLVLSKIKTFSNSIERDSDILYFKDGRIFEYHLFPVITDGVVKGHVCSYRDITMRKKVESDLQEYAWELERSNELKDLFTDIIRHDLLNPAGLVKGFVEILLKREFDPDTTGKLLAIERSNKNLIDMIESASKLSRLESISELEFKELNVGAFLRMAIEALRVQFKSKNIVLENNANGIYKAKISPVLEEVFTNLLSNAVKYSPENSKVIVDILDNGEEWKVTVTDFGEGVADEDKPYVFERFKRVNKAAVKGTGLGLAIVKRIIDLHGGEVGVEDNPAGNGSVFWVTVKKA, encoded by the coding sequence TTGTGGGGTACAGTTATTCATATTGGGCTTCTGGGAGGTTTTCCTATCACCGCAAATGATGCATCTGGCGTAAAAGATGATCCTGACGCAGATCGGATGAGATCTTCTTCTAAAGAAAAGTTCAAGGGGGAAATTTCCGGTACTAAAGATGTGGAGAGGATGGTCAAAAGCAGAGAGTCCCTTTTAAGGAATGTTCTGGAAGCTACAGATGATGGTATATCCTTTTTTGATAACCACGGAACGATCAGGCTGACGAACAATAAATTCAGGGAGATCTGGAATATTCCTGATGAGTCTGACATTGGGAAGAACTACCTTGAGGCATTTGCCAAATATGGTGTACCTCAACTGAAAAATGCTAGTCTGGTCCTTTCAAAGATAAAGACGTTTTCAAATTCGATAGAAAGAGATTCAGATATCCTTTATTTCAAGGATGGGCGTATTTTTGAGTACCATCTTTTCCCTGTTATCACAGATGGTGTGGTCAAAGGACATGTTTGCAGTTATCGTGATATCACGATGAGGAAAAAGGTGGAGTCCGATCTTCAGGAATATGCCTGGGAACTGGAACGCTCAAATGAACTTAAGGATCTTTTCACTGATATCATACGCCATGACCTGCTGAATCCTGCAGGTCTTGTCAAAGGATTTGTTGAAATATTGCTTAAAAGGGAGTTTGATCCGGATACTACTGGAAAACTCCTTGCTATTGAAAGAAGTAATAAAAACCTTATCGACATGATCGAATCAGCTTCCAAGCTTTCAAGGCTGGAATCTATAAGTGAACTGGAATTCAAGGAATTGAATGTTGGTGCATTTTTGAGGATGGCAATAGAGGCTCTTCGTGTTCAATTCAAAAGTAAGAATATAGTTCTTGAAAACAATGCAAATGGTATCTATAAAGCAAAAATAAGTCCGGTACTGGAAGAAGTTTTTACGAATTTACTTTCGAATGCAGTAAAATATAGTCCTGAGAACAGCAAGGTGATTGTTGATATTCTTGACAATGGGGAAGAGTGGAAGGTAACAGTAACCGATTTCGGTGAAGGGGTTGCTGATGAGGATAAACCATACGTTTTCGAAAGGTTCAAGCGTGTTAACAAGGCTGCAGTGAAAGGAACGGGTTTGGGTCTTGCTATTGTCAAAAGGATAATTGATCTGCACGGTGGCGAAGTAGGTGTGGAAGATAATCCTGCAGGTAATGGAAGTGTTTTCTGGGTAACTGTAAAGAAAGCCTGA